In Chryseobacterium turcicum, a single window of DNA contains:
- a CDS encoding TolC family protein, translated as MKKLSLIVLFCLGFFGYSQSHLDHYIEIGLQNNEVIKQKNFDINKSLYALKEAHSLFSPTVAFVGNYTIADGGRTIDIPIGDMLNPVYSTLNQITNSNAFPQLQNQSVLINPNNFYDVKLHTTMPLLNYEIIYNKKIKAQQTTLQKIELEIYQRELVKEIKIAYYKYLQSVEGIRIYENALSIVKENQRVNKSLFKNDKINRTAVLRSDNEVIRIEANLETAKNTSKNAKAYFNFLINQKLDSDIEIDENMELPAELLAENTANREELKQLGRAKEINENVYQLTRSNWFPKLSGFADLGIQDFDFKVDKSSRYYFAGLSLEWNIFSGNKNKYKLKQVDEESKKISSQIDNVKQQLLLQFQVSQNNLRSALEQYQSDSKQKETAKKYNGDVTKLYKEGMAIYIELLDAQNQVVNTQLNANISLYNSWIAFAELERANATFNFNK; from the coding sequence ATGAAAAAATTATCATTAATAGTTTTGTTTTGCCTCGGATTTTTCGGGTATTCCCAAAGCCATCTCGACCACTACATAGAAATTGGTCTGCAAAATAACGAAGTCATCAAACAGAAAAACTTCGACATCAACAAAAGTTTGTATGCTTTAAAAGAAGCACATTCTCTGTTTTCGCCAACAGTGGCTTTCGTCGGAAATTACACGATTGCAGACGGTGGTAGAACCATCGATATTCCAATCGGGGATATGCTGAATCCGGTGTACAGCACATTGAATCAAATCACCAACTCCAATGCTTTTCCTCAGTTGCAGAATCAGTCTGTTTTGATCAATCCCAATAATTTCTACGACGTAAAACTTCACACAACGATGCCTCTTTTGAATTACGAGATTATTTATAACAAAAAAATCAAGGCTCAACAAACCACGTTGCAAAAGATCGAATTAGAAATTTATCAGCGAGAATTGGTTAAGGAAATAAAAATTGCCTATTACAAATATTTACAGTCGGTGGAAGGCATTAGGATCTATGAAAATGCTTTGTCCATTGTTAAAGAAAATCAAAGAGTGAACAAATCGCTTTTCAAAAATGACAAGATCAACCGAACCGCTGTTTTACGAAGTGATAATGAAGTTATAAGAATTGAGGCGAATCTTGAAACTGCGAAAAATACCAGCAAAAATGCTAAAGCTTATTTCAACTTTCTTATAAATCAAAAACTGGATTCAGACATCGAGATTGATGAAAATATGGAATTGCCTGCCGAACTTCTTGCAGAAAATACCGCCAACAGAGAAGAATTGAAACAACTGGGTCGGGCTAAAGAGATCAACGAAAATGTTTATCAATTAACGAGATCCAATTGGTTTCCAAAATTAAGCGGTTTTGCAGATTTGGGAATACAGGATTTCGATTTTAAAGTAGATAAATCTTCCCGCTATTATTTCGCAGGTCTAAGCCTTGAATGGAACATTTTCTCAGGCAACAAGAACAAATATAAACTGAAGCAGGTTGATGAGGAGAGCAAAAAGATCAGTTCCCAGATCGACAATGTGAAACAGCAGTTGTTGCTACAGTTTCAGGTTTCGCAAAACAATTTAAGATCAGCTTTAGAGCAATACCAATCTGACAGTAAGCAAAAAGAAACTGCCAAAAAATACAACGGTGACGTCACCAAACTGTACAAAGAAGGGATGGCAATTTACATCGAATTACTGGATGCACAAAATCAGGTGGTTAATACACAACTTAACGCCAATATCTCATTGTATAACTCCTGGATTGCCTTTGCAGAGCTGGAAAGAGCCAATGCAACATTCAATTTTAACAAATAA
- a CDS encoding NAD(P)/FAD-dependent oxidoreductase, which produces MGLLSNEKLYDTIIVGGSYAGLSSALTLGRSLRNVLIIDSGNPCNKQTPHSQNFLTRDGMPPGEIAKIAKEEVSKYPTIEFYNGFAVNGRKISEGFLIETSDGKSFKGKKLIFASGILDIMHDIKGFAECWGISVIHCPYCHGYEFRNKKTAILGEGDRLVHFTSLIKNLTDDVTLITSGKTVNNVDDIATLKKNGVKVIEKKISEIEHHNGYVTKVIFSDGTAESFEAMYAPVPFRQHCSIPKELGCEMTDTGLINIDSLQKTSVDGIYAVGDNSNPLRSVALAVSSGNVAGVRVNSELSAEMFL; this is translated from the coding sequence ATGGGATTATTAAGTAATGAAAAATTGTACGATACAATTATCGTAGGTGGTAGCTATGCAGGACTCTCTTCTGCATTGACACTCGGACGTTCTTTGAGAAATGTCTTAATTATTGACAGTGGAAATCCCTGCAATAAGCAAACCCCTCATTCGCAGAATTTCTTAACGAGAGACGGCATGCCTCCAGGAGAAATTGCGAAAATAGCTAAAGAAGAGGTTTCTAAATATCCTACCATCGAGTTTTACAATGGTTTCGCAGTCAATGGACGTAAAATATCTGAAGGTTTTTTAATCGAGACTTCAGATGGCAAATCATTTAAAGGTAAAAAACTAATTTTTGCTTCCGGAATTTTAGATATAATGCATGATATCAAAGGATTCGCAGAATGCTGGGGTATATCCGTTATACATTGCCCTTATTGTCACGGATATGAATTCAGGAACAAAAAAACAGCTATTTTAGGGGAAGGAGATCGTTTGGTACATTTTACTTCGTTAATTAAGAATTTGACCGATGATGTAACCTTAATTACATCAGGTAAAACTGTCAATAATGTTGATGATATTGCTACACTTAAGAAAAATGGCGTAAAAGTAATTGAGAAAAAAATTTCGGAAATAGAACATCATAATGGATATGTCACTAAGGTCATTTTTTCTGATGGAACAGCAGAAAGTTTTGAAGCAATGTATGCACCGGTACCATTCCGACAACATTGTAGCATTCCGAAGGAATTAGGATGTGAAATGACAGATACAGGTCTGATTAATATTGATTCCTTACAAAAAACAAGTGTGGATGGGATCTATGCAGTAGGTGATAACTCTAACCCATTAAGATCGGTTGCATTAGCAGTCTCGTCAGGAAATGTGGCGGGAGTCAGGGTGAATTCTGAGCTGTCAGCTGAAATGTTTTTGTAG
- a CDS encoding TetR/AcrR family transcriptional regulator: MSISERKKQEKEALRLLILNGAKKLFVEKGIDQTTIRNIADEINYSVGTVYVYFKDKNAILHDLHSIGFKELGGYFKELLSIEDPMQRIRKMGTIYMKFALENSEMYDLMFNLRAPMEYLENTENDLWSEGKETFGYVKKTVEECMSKGHFKNHNSEALAFMIWSLVHGMCSLEIRQRTKGLKFSSPDTIMFEGYNEFLIMIEKL; encoded by the coding sequence ATGAGTATTAGCGAAAGAAAAAAACAGGAAAAAGAAGCATTAAGATTATTAATTCTTAATGGAGCAAAAAAACTTTTTGTTGAAAAAGGGATCGATCAGACAACTATCAGAAATATTGCTGACGAAATTAATTATAGTGTTGGAACGGTTTACGTTTATTTCAAAGATAAAAATGCAATTCTTCACGACTTACACTCAATAGGTTTTAAGGAATTAGGAGGATATTTTAAAGAATTACTTTCGATAGAAGACCCGATGCAGAGAATTCGTAAAATGGGTACAATTTACATGAAATTTGCTTTGGAGAATTCTGAGATGTATGATTTGATGTTCAATTTACGAGCTCCGATGGAGTATCTTGAGAATACAGAAAATGACTTATGGTCAGAAGGAAAAGAAACCTTTGGATATGTTAAAAAAACAGTTGAAGAATGTATGTCTAAAGGTCATTTTAAAAATCATAATTCTGAAGCATTAGCTTTTATGATCTGGAGTTTGGTACACGGAATGTGCAGTCTGGAAATTCGTCAGAGAACAAAAGGTTTGAAATTCAGTAGTCCGGATACCATTATGTTTGAAGGATATAATGAATTTTTAATAATGATAGAAAAACTGTAA
- a CDS encoding class I SAM-dependent methyltransferase, translating into MDIDDNTFNEIYPEHIKALSQRHWTPVAVAKMAAKYLVDDTNRRVLDIGSGAGKFCLVGAASTDGIFYGVEQRASLTKISKKLADKHNINNVDFINVNIKEVPFLEYEAFYFFNSFYENIDTSCSIDDTIIHDRDLYYDYSSYVREQLDATPIGTRLVTYWSKWDEIPNSFTLVDTACNKLLNFWEKIF; encoded by the coding sequence ATGGATATTGATGACAATACTTTTAATGAAATATATCCTGAACATATAAAAGCTTTGTCACAACGTCATTGGACTCCTGTTGCTGTTGCTAAGATGGCTGCTAAATATTTAGTTGATGATACCAATAGAAGAGTCTTGGATATTGGATCCGGAGCGGGTAAATTTTGTCTTGTAGGAGCAGCTTCTACAGATGGTATATTTTATGGAGTTGAGCAAAGAGCATCTCTAACTAAAATATCAAAAAAATTAGCCGATAAACACAATATAAATAATGTTGATTTTATTAATGTAAATATAAAAGAAGTCCCTTTTTTAGAATATGAAGCATTCTATTTTTTTAATTCTTTTTATGAAAATATAGATACTTCTTGCTCCATTGATGATACAATTATTCATGATAGAGATTTATACTACGATTATTCGTCGTATGTGAGGGAACAGCTTGACGCAACACCTATTGGAACGAGACTGGTTACTTATTGGAGTAAATGGGACGAAATTCCTAACAGTTTTACTTTAGTAGATACCGCTTGCAATAAGTTATTGAATTTTTGGGAAAAGATATTTTGA
- the gcvT gene encoding glycine cleavage system aminomethyltransferase GcvT, producing the protein MERVKIKKTPFNAVHHLLGAKMVDFAGYEMPVQYKGINHEHEIVRNKVGVFDVSHMGEILIQGKEALSLIQKITSNDASKLFPGKVQYSCMPNDTGGIIDDLLVYMISQDDYLLVINASNTEKDLSWIQGQNSFDAQVSNISDSISLLAVQGPKAEQVLQKLTDINLKDMEYYTFTIGELAHIPNALLSATGYTGAGGFEIYVENRYAAHIWEALFEAGKEEGIEPIGLGARDTLRLEMGYCLYGNDIDDYTSPLEAGLGWITKFNKDFVHSGFLKIQKEKGVSKKLVGFEMEDKGIPRHGYEILNGNHEIIGTVTSGTMSPTLKKAIGMGYISVENSAVGNKIFINIRNKPTKAIIVALPFINVK; encoded by the coding sequence ATGGAAAGAGTAAAAATCAAGAAAACGCCATTTAATGCAGTCCATCATTTGTTAGGAGCGAAAATGGTTGACTTTGCAGGATATGAAATGCCCGTTCAATACAAAGGGATAAACCATGAACATGAAATTGTAAGAAATAAGGTGGGGGTATTTGATGTTTCTCATATGGGAGAAATTCTCATACAGGGAAAAGAGGCCTTGTCATTAATCCAGAAGATTACATCCAATGATGCTTCAAAACTTTTTCCGGGAAAGGTACAATACAGCTGTATGCCTAATGACACCGGAGGAATAATTGATGATCTTTTAGTGTATATGATCAGTCAGGACGATTATTTATTGGTCATCAATGCATCAAATACAGAAAAAGACTTAAGCTGGATCCAGGGACAGAATTCTTTTGATGCACAAGTTAGTAATATTTCGGATTCTATTTCATTACTAGCAGTTCAGGGACCCAAAGCAGAACAGGTCTTACAAAAATTGACAGATATCAATTTGAAAGACATGGAATATTATACGTTTACTATCGGTGAATTAGCGCATATTCCTAATGCTTTACTGTCTGCCACTGGATATACTGGGGCGGGAGGATTTGAAATATATGTGGAAAACAGATATGCAGCACACATATGGGAAGCTCTTTTTGAAGCTGGAAAAGAAGAAGGGATAGAACCCATCGGTTTAGGAGCCAGAGATACATTACGATTGGAAATGGGCTACTGTTTGTATGGGAATGATATTGATGATTATACTTCTCCTTTAGAAGCTGGACTAGGCTGGATTACTAAATTTAATAAAGACTTTGTTCATAGTGGATTCTTAAAAATTCAAAAAGAAAAAGGAGTATCCAAAAAGTTAGTAGGGTTTGAAATGGAAGATAAGGGAATTCCCCGTCATGGCTATGAAATTTTGAATGGGAATCATGAAATTATAGGAACCGTTACTTCCGGAACTATGTCACCGACCCTTAAAAAAGCGATTGGAATGGGATACATCTCCGTTGAAAATTCGGCTGTAGGAAATAAAATTTTTATTAATATTAGAAATAAACCAACTAAAGCAATAATTGTGGCTCTTCCATTTATTAATGTAAAATAG
- the gcvH gene encoding glycine cleavage system protein GcvH codes for MEIPENLLYTEDHEWVKIENDMAYIGITDFAQHELGDIVYVEIETLGEKLQQHEVFGTVEAVKTVSDLFLPIAGEVVEINPKLESNPELVNSDPYGEGWMIKMKVNNLADTEGLLTTESYTLLIGLS; via the coding sequence ATGGAAATTCCTGAAAATCTTTTGTATACAGAAGACCATGAATGGGTGAAAATAGAAAATGATATGGCATATATTGGAATCACAGATTTTGCACAACATGAATTGGGTGATATTGTATATGTTGAAATCGAAACGCTTGGAGAAAAGTTACAGCAACATGAAGTATTTGGGACCGTTGAAGCAGTGAAAACAGTATCCGATCTTTTCTTGCCGATTGCCGGTGAAGTAGTTGAAATCAATCCGAAGTTGGAATCAAATCCTGAATTAGTCAATTCTGATCCTTATGGAGAAGGATGGATGATTAAAATGAAAGTCAATAATTTAGCAGATACTGAAGGACTTTTGACCACCGAGTCATACACTTTGTTAATAGGTTTATCATAG
- the pckA gene encoding phosphoenolpyruvate carboxykinase (ATP) has protein sequence MNHLESLKEVGILSAKEIFWNLSEAQLISQTLRKGQGVITDSGALACDTGEFTGRSPKDKYVVLDDKTQDSVWWGDINHSFLPEDFDRLYNRVVEHLSQSDLYVKDVYACAKPEYRLNIRVITENPWQSLFANNLFLRLNEKELESFKHEWLILTAPSFKAVPETDKTRQHNFTIINLTKKVILIGGSAYTGEIKKGIFTVLNYILPHEKEVLSMHCSANIGENGDSSVFFGLSGTGKTTLSADPSRKLIGDDEHGWDDEHIFNFEGGCYAKCVNLSQEKEPQIFSAIRQGTLLENVRFFEGTDIVNYDDTSITENTRAAYPIDFIDNAIHPSVGGVPNNIFFLTCDAFGVLPPISKLTTGQAMYHFISGYTAKVAGTEAGITEPQTTFSACFGKPFLPLHPTKYAELLGKKLNENKVNVWLINTGWSGGSYGVGERIKLSYTRAMITAVLENKLENVDFISDDVFGLQMPVQCEGVPSEILNPKNTWTDSSQYDQKAIHLATQFMENFKEFESFANNEIIEGGPVQKKINKSK, from the coding sequence ATGAATCATTTAGAAAGTTTAAAGGAGGTTGGAATTCTATCCGCAAAAGAGATTTTTTGGAATCTATCAGAAGCACAGTTAATTTCACAGACCTTAAGGAAAGGGCAGGGTGTTATAACAGACTCAGGAGCATTGGCTTGTGATACCGGTGAGTTTACGGGACGTTCCCCAAAAGATAAATATGTAGTCTTAGATGATAAGACTCAAGATTCCGTTTGGTGGGGGGATATAAACCATTCTTTTTTGCCGGAAGATTTTGATAGATTATACAATCGTGTAGTGGAACACCTTTCACAAAGTGATCTTTATGTTAAAGATGTTTATGCGTGTGCAAAACCTGAATATCGCTTAAATATAAGGGTTATCACAGAAAACCCATGGCAAAGTTTATTTGCCAATAACTTGTTTTTAAGACTTAATGAAAAAGAGCTTGAATCATTTAAGCACGAATGGCTTATTCTTACTGCCCCAAGTTTCAAGGCTGTTCCGGAAACTGATAAGACCCGTCAGCATAACTTTACCATTATCAACCTCACAAAAAAAGTCATTCTTATTGGAGGAAGTGCTTATACGGGTGAAATTAAAAAAGGCATTTTTACGGTATTGAATTATATTCTTCCCCATGAGAAAGAGGTCCTATCTATGCACTGTTCTGCTAATATTGGCGAGAATGGAGATTCCTCCGTTTTTTTTGGACTTTCAGGAACGGGAAAAACTACACTTTCAGCAGATCCGTCCAGAAAATTAATTGGGGATGATGAGCATGGATGGGATGATGAGCATATTTTTAATTTTGAAGGGGGATGTTACGCTAAATGTGTGAATTTAAGCCAAGAGAAAGAACCACAAATTTTTTCGGCAATTCGTCAGGGTACTTTGCTTGAAAATGTACGTTTTTTTGAGGGAACTGATATTGTTAATTATGATGATACTTCCATAACTGAAAACACAAGAGCTGCTTATCCGATCGACTTTATAGATAACGCTATCCATCCTTCTGTTGGAGGTGTTCCCAATAATATCTTTTTTTTGACGTGCGATGCTTTTGGTGTATTGCCTCCGATTTCAAAATTAACAACGGGTCAGGCGATGTATCATTTTATTTCCGGATATACGGCAAAAGTAGCTGGAACTGAAGCGGGAATTACTGAACCACAGACCACGTTTTCAGCATGCTTCGGAAAACCTTTTCTTCCTCTTCATCCTACAAAATATGCTGAACTTTTAGGAAAAAAGCTCAATGAGAATAAAGTAAACGTGTGGCTTATTAACACAGGTTGGTCTGGAGGCTCTTACGGAGTAGGGGAACGTATAAAGTTGTCATACACGAGAGCTATGATCACTGCAGTATTAGAAAATAAATTAGAAAATGTTGATTTCATCAGTGATGATGTCTTTGGACTTCAAATGCCGGTACAGTGCGAAGGAGTTCCTTCTGAAATCCTGAATCCAAAAAATACTTGGACAGACTCTTCTCAATATGATCAAAAGGCTATCCATCTTGCTACTCAATTTATGGAGAATTTTAAAGAGTTTGAGTCTTTTGCTAATAATGAAATTATAGAGGGAGGTCCTGTCCAAAAAAAAATAAATAAATCAAAATAA
- a CDS encoding YoaK family protein, with translation MFRHRGKNRTYFHNIKLASLLSFVAGTVNIVGVLSIKILTTNITGHFAFFSEEVVLKNYYDAALYLLFIGCFFGGAFSSSLLVEFVSRFRKFQSHFIPLLIEIFILGFIGLSADFKIIISPNMVACLLLFAMGLQNSLVTRVSQSVVRTTHLTGIFTDLGIEISKLFFYGNAISYSQLKKSIMLKIVIVLCFFSGGVIGGFTYEVFHVKTLLFSVGILFFVIWYDRLLYKYYVLKRKIR, from the coding sequence ATGTTTAGACATAGAGGAAAAAACAGAACTTATTTTCATAATATTAAATTAGCATCACTTCTTTCCTTTGTTGCAGGGACAGTCAATATTGTAGGGGTATTATCAATTAAGATATTAACTACAAACATTACAGGGCATTTTGCTTTTTTTTCGGAGGAAGTAGTGCTGAAGAATTATTATGATGCAGCGCTCTACCTTTTATTTATTGGATGTTTTTTTGGGGGAGCTTTCAGTTCCAGCCTTCTGGTAGAATTTGTATCCCGTTTCAGAAAATTCCAATCTCACTTTATTCCCTTATTAATAGAAATTTTTATTTTGGGTTTCATAGGACTATCTGCCGATTTTAAAATAATAATTAGTCCCAATATGGTTGCCTGCCTTTTACTTTTTGCAATGGGGCTACAGAATTCTTTAGTAACAAGAGTATCTCAGTCCGTTGTAAGAACAACACATTTAACAGGAATCTTTACTGACTTGGGGATAGAAATATCCAAGTTGTTTTTTTACGGAAATGCGATTTCGTATAGCCAGCTTAAAAAAAGCATTATGTTAAAAATTGTAATTGTACTATGTTTTTTTTCTGGAGGGGTAATAGGCGGTTTTACTTATGAAGTCTTTCATGTAAAAACATTATTGTTTTCTGTTGGAATACTTTTCTTTGTGATCTGGTATGATAGGTTATTATATAAATATTATGTATTGAAAAGAAAAATAAGATGA
- a CDS encoding PLP-dependent cysteine synthase family protein, with protein MSNVYDNILGLIGNTPMVKLNTVTKDIPATVYAKLESYNPGHSTKDRIALHIIENAEKKGLLKEDSVVVETTSGNTGFSIAMVCIIKGYKCILAVSDKTKPEKIAYLKALGAVVYICPANVPADDPRSYYEVAKRIAQETPNSIYINQYFNELNIDAHYQTTGPEIWEQTEGKITHLFACTGTGGTLSGSAKYLKEKNPDIKIIGVDADGSILKSYHETGEIHKEDVHPYQIEGMGKNLIPSALLFDKIDEFVRVNDEMSAYRTREIALKEAIMGGYTTGAVTQALIQYAQSHEFTENDMVVLIYPDHGSRYITKVYSDKWMEEQGFVNNCVHNYDEVFQL; from the coding sequence ATGAGTAATGTTTACGATAATATCCTTGGCCTAATAGGAAACACTCCTATGGTGAAGCTAAATACTGTTACAAAAGATATTCCTGCAACCGTTTATGCCAAGTTAGAATCATATAATCCTGGACATTCCACTAAAGATAGAATTGCACTTCATATTATAGAAAATGCTGAGAAAAAAGGCTTATTAAAAGAAGATTCTGTAGTTGTAGAAACTACTTCCGGAAATACCGGTTTTTCTATTGCAATGGTATGTATCATTAAGGGATATAAATGTATTCTTGCAGTAAGTGATAAAACAAAACCAGAAAAAATTGCTTATCTGAAAGCATTGGGTGCTGTGGTATATATATGCCCGGCCAATGTACCGGCGGATGATCCAAGATCATATTATGAAGTAGCTAAAAGAATCGCTCAGGAAACTCCTAATTCTATTTACATCAATCAATATTTTAACGAGCTTAATATTGATGCCCACTATCAGACTACAGGTCCCGAGATCTGGGAACAGACGGAAGGTAAGATCACTCACCTTTTTGCCTGCACCGGAACCGGAGGTACGCTGTCGGGTTCAGCCAAATATTTGAAAGAGAAAAATCCGGATATCAAGATCATCGGAGTAGATGCAGATGGCTCTATTCTAAAAAGCTATCATGAGACTGGAGAAATTCACAAAGAAGATGTACATCCTTATCAGATTGAGGGAATGGGAAAAAATTTAATTCCTTCCGCTCTTCTTTTTGATAAGATTGATGAGTTTGTAAGGGTAAATGATGAGATGTCTGCTTACAGAACCCGTGAAATTGCTTTGAAAGAAGCCATTATGGGAGGTTATACTACCGGAGCGGTTACTCAGGCATTAATACAATATGCACAGTCTCATGAATTCACTGAAAACGATATGGTCGTTTTAATATATCCGGATCATGGGTCAAGATACATTACCAAAGTGTACAGCGACAAATGGATGGAAGAACAAGGATTTGTCAACAACTGTGTTCACAATTACGATGAAGTTTTCCAACTATAA
- a CDS encoding Crp/Fnr family transcriptional regulator, producing the protein MVSKFIFNNQYLFNELPEYDKNLLITAMKSKNYRNHEAIFTDGTKPTGIYYLNEGKIKKYKVDNDGREQIIYIYSSGEFFGYSAILSNETYGDTTLTLENSVISFISKDDFLNILNQSPVFSRLLLKSLSHEFSVMANLMAVLSHRTVRERAALSLLILHDKYASNESKENVFITLSRIDLANMVGTARETLARILNDFKQENLIKIEGRKIQLINIEQLVRIANF; encoded by the coding sequence ATGGTTTCAAAATTTATTTTTAATAATCAATATCTTTTTAATGAGCTTCCTGAGTATGATAAAAACTTACTCATTACTGCGATGAAAAGTAAAAACTACCGTAATCATGAAGCTATATTTACAGACGGCACAAAACCCACCGGTATTTACTATTTAAACGAAGGTAAAATAAAGAAGTACAAGGTAGATAATGATGGAAGAGAGCAAATCATTTACATTTACAGTTCAGGTGAATTTTTCGGATATTCTGCTATTTTGAGTAATGAGACTTATGGAGATACCACATTAACCCTTGAAAATTCTGTCATCTCATTTATTTCAAAAGATGATTTCTTAAATATCCTTAATCAGTCACCAGTTTTTTCAAGACTCTTATTAAAATCCCTTAGTCACGAGTTTAGTGTTATGGCCAACCTTATGGCGGTCTTATCACATAGAACCGTTAGAGAACGGGCCGCTCTCAGCTTATTGATCCTTCATGATAAATATGCATCTAACGAGTCCAAAGAAAATGTTTTTATCACACTATCCCGAATTGATCTGGCCAATATGGTGGGGACAGCAAGAGAAACCTTAGCCCGTATACTCAACGATTTTAAGCAGGAAAATCTTATCAAAATTGAGGGACGCAAAATTCAATTAATCAACATTGAACAATTGGTTCGTATTGCTAATTTTTAA
- a CDS encoding VIT1/CCC1 transporter family protein, with protein MHHQLEKHYVNRVGWLRAAVLGANDGLLSTTSIVIGIAAASPDRNTIILAALAGMIAGAMSMAAGEYVSVSSQKDTEKADLLREKRELEEMPEVEVRELAKIYERRGVSKETALKVATELTTHDALAAHAHDELGINEITQAKPLQAAFASFGSFALGALLPFAISLLAPIKQMVYFQYGFSIIFLMILGAISAKTGGSKIGIAVLRICFWGTVAMGITALIGHLFGVTVS; from the coding sequence ATGCATCATCAATTGGAAAAACATTATGTCAACAGGGTTGGTTGGCTTCGTGCAGCCGTTTTAGGAGCAAATGACGGATTATTGTCTACCACAAGTATCGTAATTGGTATTGCTGCCGCAAGTCCCGACAGAAATACCATTATTCTTGCTGCACTTGCAGGAATGATCGCCGGAGCGATGTCTATGGCTGCAGGAGAATATGTTTCCGTAAGTTCACAGAAAGATACAGAAAAAGCTGATCTTTTGCGTGAGAAAAGAGAACTTGAAGAAATGCCGGAAGTAGAGGTAAGAGAATTAGCTAAAATCTATGAAAGACGCGGTGTCAGTAAAGAAACCGCTTTGAAAGTAGCTACTGAACTCACGACACACGATGCTTTGGCTGCTCATGCTCATGACGAGTTGGGAATCAATGAAATAACACAGGCAAAACCTTTGCAGGCTGCATTTGCATCATTCGGTTCGTTTGCTTTGGGCGCATTATTACCTTTTGCTATTTCGCTTTTGGCGCCAATTAAACAGATGGTTTATTTTCAATACGGATTTTCGATTATTTTTCTAATGATCTTAGGGGCTATTTCAGCAAAAACTGGCGGTTCAAAAATCGGAATTGCCGTTTTGAGAATCTGTTTCTGGGGAACGGTTGCTATGGGAATTACCGCTTTGATAGGGCATCTTTTCGGGGTGACAGTTTCATAA